One window of the Anaeromyxobacter dehalogenans 2CP-C genome contains the following:
- a CDS encoding DUF3108 domain-containing protein, with product MTKTWTLALAALLAAVPASRADAFAPGEETVFSVRYLNLPTGEGRIVVGQPEGDVWPVIFQAKTEGVAGFIDIREHLVSYWDSSARMSRGSDLKAYEVGDYHVDSARFDRANGQATVVVQRKGKRKEKTFPIAADAHDLTSAFMWIRLQPLTMGHRYELPVVSGSKQFTLVAEVVGQERIETPAGTFPTLKVKVRTALEGKFSTSRDSYMWLSDDPRHILVRASADFAVGSIVATLKSYRPGGEVAAVR from the coding sequence ATGACCAAGACCTGGACCCTCGCCCTCGCCGCCCTCCTCGCCGCCGTCCCCGCCTCGCGCGCCGACGCCTTCGCGCCGGGCGAGGAGACGGTGTTCAGCGTGCGGTACCTGAACCTCCCCACGGGTGAGGGGCGCATCGTGGTCGGTCAGCCGGAGGGCGACGTGTGGCCGGTGATCTTCCAGGCCAAGACCGAGGGCGTGGCGGGGTTCATCGACATCCGCGAGCACCTGGTCTCGTACTGGGACTCCTCGGCCCGGATGAGCCGCGGCTCCGATCTGAAGGCCTACGAGGTCGGCGACTACCACGTGGACTCGGCGCGCTTCGACCGGGCGAACGGGCAGGCGACGGTGGTCGTGCAGCGGAAGGGGAAGCGCAAGGAGAAGACCTTCCCGATCGCGGCCGACGCGCACGACCTGACCAGCGCGTTCATGTGGATCCGGCTGCAGCCGCTGACCATGGGGCACCGGTACGAGCTGCCGGTCGTCTCCGGGTCGAAGCAGTTCACCCTCGTGGCCGAGGTGGTGGGCCAGGAGCGCATCGAGACGCCGGCCGGGACGTTCCCCACGCTGAAGGTGAAGGTCCGCACCGCGCTCGAGGGGAAGTTCTCGACCAGCCGCGACTCGTACATGTGGCTCTCCGACGACCCGCGCCACATCCTGGTCCGCGCCTCCGCCGACTTCGCGGTGGGCAGCATCGTCGCGACGCTGAAGAGCTACCGGCCCGGCGGCGAGGTGGCGGCGGTCCGCTGA
- a CDS encoding peptidylprolyl isomerase, with amino-acid sequence MLDIVRANKKGILSWLIVLGIVVVFAINFGPGSLSKGGAGCGGAPAYAARVNGKSISAADFERQYENLLRFYQQQAGEGFTRELAAQLGLGRQAMGVLVDRELALQEARRRGVVVTDREVSEAVHQMPAFQENGQFRYETYLEAVRANYGSPGNFEAAVRDDLLYQKILGALVETVKVPATEVRAQWAASADRAALKFVRFPISAAQAEVKVSDADAKAFADREGARVEAFYKENADRYDQKAKVHVRHVLARVAPGASADEEAAARKKIDEAAARVKKGEDFAKVAAALSDDPNTKDRGGDLGFVSEGLADAAFAKAALALKAGQVSEPVRTPAGWHLIRAEEVVPARQVTLEAARLDIARELVARDRAQALAREKAQAALDAARKGKALDEQFPPAGKGKQVTLGGTVLAAEQTGPFGAGSPVVPRIGAAPELAQAALTAKAGEVLPKVFDTPSGPVVAVVELRESPDPARFEAERAGIEARLQGMKAEQVRRAWLEDLRGKAKIEENVALLGATEPAAPQP; translated from the coding sequence ATGCTCGATATCGTCCGGGCCAACAAGAAGGGCATCCTCTCCTGGCTCATCGTCCTCGGGATCGTGGTGGTGTTCGCCATCAACTTCGGTCCCGGTTCGCTGTCCAAGGGGGGCGCCGGCTGCGGCGGCGCCCCGGCCTACGCCGCCCGGGTCAACGGGAAGAGCATCTCGGCCGCCGACTTCGAGCGGCAGTACGAGAACCTGCTCCGCTTCTACCAGCAACAGGCGGGTGAGGGCTTCACCCGCGAGCTCGCCGCGCAGCTCGGCCTCGGCCGGCAGGCGATGGGCGTGCTGGTGGACCGCGAGCTGGCGCTGCAGGAGGCGCGGCGCCGCGGCGTCGTGGTCACCGACCGCGAGGTGTCCGAAGCGGTCCACCAGATGCCGGCGTTCCAGGAGAACGGGCAGTTCCGCTACGAGACCTACCTCGAGGCGGTCCGCGCGAACTACGGCTCGCCGGGCAACTTCGAGGCGGCGGTCCGCGACGACCTGCTCTACCAGAAGATCCTGGGCGCGCTGGTCGAGACGGTGAAGGTCCCCGCCACCGAGGTGCGCGCGCAGTGGGCCGCCTCGGCCGACCGCGCCGCGCTCAAGTTCGTGCGGTTCCCGATCTCCGCGGCGCAGGCCGAGGTGAAGGTGTCCGACGCGGACGCGAAGGCCTTCGCGGACAGGGAGGGCGCGCGCGTCGAGGCGTTCTACAAGGAGAACGCCGACCGCTACGACCAGAAGGCCAAGGTCCACGTGCGCCACGTGCTCGCGCGCGTCGCGCCGGGCGCGTCCGCCGACGAGGAGGCGGCCGCGCGCAAGAAGATCGACGAGGCGGCGGCGCGGGTGAAGAAGGGCGAGGACTTCGCCAAGGTGGCCGCGGCGCTCTCCGACGACCCGAACACCAAGGACCGGGGCGGCGACCTCGGCTTCGTCTCCGAGGGGCTCGCCGACGCCGCGTTCGCGAAGGCCGCGCTCGCGCTGAAGGCGGGCCAGGTCTCCGAGCCGGTGCGCACCCCCGCCGGCTGGCACCTCATCCGCGCGGAGGAGGTCGTCCCGGCGCGCCAGGTGACGCTCGAGGCCGCGCGCCTCGACATCGCCCGCGAGCTCGTGGCCCGCGACCGCGCGCAGGCGCTGGCCCGCGAGAAGGCGCAGGCCGCGCTGGACGCCGCGCGCAAGGGGAAGGCGCTCGACGAGCAGTTCCCGCCCGCCGGCAAGGGCAAGCAGGTCACGCTCGGCGGCACCGTCCTCGCCGCCGAGCAGACCGGTCCGTTCGGCGCCGGCTCGCCGGTGGTGCCGCGCATCGGCGCGGCCCCCGAGCTGGCGCAGGCCGCGCTCACCGCGAAGGCGGGCGAGGTGCTGCCGAAGGTCTTCGACACGCCGAGCGGCCCGGTGGTCGCCGTCGTCGAGCTGCGCGAGTCGCCGGATCCGGCCAGGTTCGAGGCGGAGCGGGCCGGCATCGAGGCCCGCCTCCAGGGCATGAAGGCGGAGCAGGTGCGCCGCGCCTGGCTCGAGGACCTGCGCGGCAAGGCGAAGATCGAGGAGAACGTGGCGCTGCTCGGCGCGACCGAGCCCGCCGCGCCGCAGCCGTAG
- a CDS encoding Maf family protein — MAPRLVLASQSPRRRELLGQLGLALDVRPADTDERVLPGEPPRDYVLRVAREKARAVPGEVVLAADTAVVLGGEVLGKPRDAEDARRMLRALSGTRHEVLTGVCVRRNASALGVELDAVVATEVAFARLGDAEIDWYVGTGEPLDKAGAYAIQGSGGAFVQEVRGSVSNVVGLPLAETAALLRRAGFPLPWEQP, encoded by the coding sequence TTGGCGCCACGGCTCGTCCTCGCCTCCCAGAGCCCCCGGCGGCGCGAGCTGCTGGGGCAGCTCGGCCTCGCGCTGGACGTCCGTCCGGCGGACACCGACGAGCGCGTGCTGCCGGGCGAGCCGCCCAGGGACTACGTGCTCCGCGTGGCGCGCGAGAAGGCGCGCGCGGTGCCCGGCGAGGTGGTGCTCGCGGCCGACACCGCGGTGGTCCTCGGCGGCGAGGTGCTCGGGAAGCCGCGCGACGCGGAGGACGCCCGGCGGATGCTCCGCGCGCTCTCCGGCACGCGCCACGAGGTCCTCACCGGCGTGTGCGTCCGGCGCAACGCGAGCGCGCTCGGCGTCGAGCTCGACGCGGTGGTCGCGACCGAGGTCGCCTTCGCGCGCCTCGGCGACGCGGAGATCGACTGGTACGTCGGCACGGGCGAGCCGCTCGACAAGGCGGGCGCCTACGCCATCCAGGGCTCGGGCGGCGCGTTCGTGCAGGAGGTGCGCGGCAGCGTGTCCAACGTGGTGGGCCTGCCGCTCGCCGAGACCGCCGCGCTGCTCCGCCGCGCCGGCTTCCCGCTGCCGTGGGAGCAGCCGTGA
- the mreC gene encoding rod shape-determining protein MreC — protein MFALLKRYRELILVAVLLLVPLGVFFAHAKQPSERTRLDRVVLWITYPVQRVVAWGVTGVLDGWRGYVALRHAQERAVDLSRQVNLLQMEKQQLVSERAEAERIRKLLAFAQATPERTYVGGRVIGVRLGTAGLQIVTLDRGAADGVDRAMPAVVAEGVVGRVHSVTDHTADVLLLTDRNSSIAVRVDRTRARANVRGTGKPDGCKLDYALRTEDMIEGDQLVTSGTDGVFPPGLPVGRVTHLQRSANGLFQEAQVIPAVDVTRVEEVLVITSAERAVEAQPSAYAPGSQR, from the coding sequence GTGTTCGCCTTGCTCAAGCGGTACCGCGAGCTGATCCTGGTCGCGGTCCTGCTCCTCGTGCCCCTCGGGGTCTTCTTCGCCCACGCAAAGCAGCCCAGCGAGCGCACCCGCCTGGATCGGGTGGTGCTCTGGATCACCTACCCGGTGCAGCGGGTGGTCGCGTGGGGGGTCACCGGCGTGCTCGACGGGTGGCGCGGGTACGTCGCCTTGCGTCACGCGCAGGAGCGCGCGGTGGACCTGTCACGGCAGGTGAACCTGCTCCAGATGGAGAAGCAGCAGCTGGTCAGCGAGCGCGCCGAGGCGGAGCGCATCCGCAAGCTGCTCGCGTTCGCGCAGGCGACCCCCGAGCGCACCTACGTGGGCGGGCGGGTGATCGGCGTGCGCCTCGGCACGGCCGGCCTGCAGATCGTCACGCTCGACCGCGGCGCCGCCGACGGCGTGGACCGCGCCATGCCCGCGGTGGTGGCGGAGGGCGTGGTCGGGCGGGTGCACTCGGTCACCGACCACACCGCCGACGTGCTGCTGCTCACCGATCGCAACAGCTCCATCGCGGTGCGCGTGGACCGCACCCGCGCGCGCGCCAACGTGCGCGGCACCGGCAAGCCCGACGGCTGCAAGCTCGACTACGCGCTGCGCACCGAGGACATGATCGAGGGCGACCAGCTCGTCACCTCCGGCACCGACGGCGTGTTCCCGCCCGGCCTGCCGGTCGGCCGCGTCACGCACCTGCAGCGCAGCGCGAACGGCCTGTTCCAGGAGGCGCAGGTGATCCCCGCGGTGGACGTCACCCGCGTGGAGGAGGTGCTGGTGATCACCTCGGCGGAGCGCGCCGTCGAGGCGCAGCCCTCCGCGTACGCGCCGGGAAGCCAGCGGTGA
- a CDS encoding YggS family pyridoxal phosphate-dependent enzyme — translation MSIADRLAAIRAELPAGVTLVAVSKTQPPEAIREAYAAGQRDFGENYAQEWRAKADALADLPGLRWHFIGGLQTNKAKYLAGRVALVHAVDREELAAELSRRFGQKGATARVLLEVNVGGEASKEGCPPDRVEALAAAVRALPSVELAGLMCIPPPADDPRPHFRALRALRDRLGLRELSMGMSADWRIAVEEGATLVRVGSAIFGARPPHGARGGAGPATAT, via the coding sequence GTGAGCATCGCCGACCGGCTCGCCGCGATCCGCGCCGAGCTGCCGGCCGGCGTGACCCTGGTCGCGGTCTCGAAGACGCAGCCGCCGGAGGCCATCCGCGAGGCCTACGCCGCCGGCCAGCGCGACTTCGGCGAGAACTACGCGCAGGAGTGGCGCGCGAAGGCCGACGCGCTCGCCGACCTCCCCGGCCTGCGCTGGCACTTCATCGGCGGCCTGCAGACGAACAAGGCGAAGTACCTCGCCGGCCGGGTGGCGCTCGTCCACGCGGTGGACCGGGAGGAGCTGGCGGCCGAGCTGTCGCGCCGCTTCGGGCAGAAGGGCGCCACCGCGCGCGTGCTGCTCGAGGTGAACGTCGGCGGCGAGGCGTCGAAGGAGGGCTGCCCGCCGGACCGCGTCGAGGCGCTCGCGGCCGCGGTGCGCGCGCTGCCGTCGGTGGAGCTGGCGGGGCTCATGTGCATCCCGCCGCCCGCCGACGACCCGCGCCCGCACTTCCGGGCGCTCCGGGCGCTGCGCGACCGGCTCGGCCTGCGCGAGCTGTCGATGGGCATGAGCGCCGACTGGCGGATCGCCGTCGAGGAGGGCGCGACGCTGGTCCGCGTGGGCAGCGCCATCTTCGGCGCGCGGCCGCCGCACGGCGCGCGCGGCGGCGCCGGGCCGGCTACAGCGACTTGA